From Halomicrobium salinisoli, the proteins below share one genomic window:
- a CDS encoding orc1/cdc6 family replication initiation protein — protein sequence MGGPFDAVTDTIFADKSVLTEDYQPDEILERDEEIEAYRNALKDVLFGRSPQNIFLYGKAGLGKTAVTNYMMDALQEEIQDRPEADPLHVHELNCNGKTVFIVVRALVNDLRGPDEDEFPKRGLGMGDAFEALYEELDATGGTHLIIFDEIDHLDDVDTLLYELPRARSIGHITESRVGVIGISNNYTFRQQLSAKVKDTLMETEISFSPYSADELRAILEERAEKAIREDGYDSSAIAKAAALSARDMGNARQAIDLLRVGAEVAENQTEYCVTDEHIDRARERVQRGRLSNKIRDQTIHAQLVLETLAHLETDDETPARAKEIYDLYQTVAESWAHDPLTTVRSVHSHLSDLQMLGFLKRYERNEGLSGGQYYEFELDDLDPELVLETRQEIEDVADES from the coding sequence ATGGGTGGTCCCTTCGACGCCGTCACGGACACTATCTTCGCGGACAAGAGCGTCCTGACCGAGGACTACCAGCCAGACGAGATCCTCGAACGCGACGAGGAGATCGAAGCGTACCGGAACGCGCTCAAGGACGTCCTGTTCGGCCGGAGCCCGCAGAACATCTTCCTCTACGGGAAGGCGGGCCTCGGGAAGACTGCGGTCACGAACTACATGATGGACGCCCTGCAGGAGGAGATCCAGGACCGCCCGGAGGCCGATCCGCTCCACGTCCACGAGCTGAACTGCAACGGCAAGACCGTCTTCATAGTCGTGCGCGCGCTCGTCAACGACCTCCGCGGGCCGGACGAGGACGAGTTCCCCAAGCGCGGGCTCGGCATGGGCGACGCGTTCGAGGCGCTGTACGAGGAGCTCGACGCCACCGGGGGCACCCACCTGATCATCTTCGACGAGATCGACCACCTCGACGACGTCGACACGCTGCTCTACGAGCTTCCGCGAGCCCGTTCGATCGGTCACATCACGGAGTCGCGCGTCGGCGTCATCGGGATCTCCAACAACTACACCTTCCGCCAGCAGCTCTCGGCGAAGGTCAAGGACACGCTCATGGAGACGGAGATCTCCTTCTCGCCGTACTCGGCGGACGAGCTGCGGGCGATCCTCGAGGAGCGGGCCGAGAAGGCGATCCGCGAGGACGGCTACGACTCGTCGGCGATCGCCAAGGCCGCGGCGCTGTCCGCGCGGGACATGGGCAACGCCCGGCAGGCGATCGACCTGCTGCGCGTCGGTGCCGAAGTGGCCGAGAACCAGACCGAGTACTGCGTCACCGACGAGCACATCGACCGCGCCCGCGAGCGCGTCCAGCGGGGCCGGCTCAGCAACAAGATCCGCGATCAGACGATCCACGCTCAGCTCGTCCTCGAGACGCTGGCACACCTCGAGACGGACGACGAGACGCCCGCCCGCGCCAAGGAGATCTACGACCTCTACCAGACCGTGGCCGAGTCGTGGGCCCACGATCCGCTGACGACCGTCCGGAGCGTCCACAGCCACCTCTCGGACCTCCAGATGCTCGGGTTCCTGAAGCGCTACGAGCGCAACGAGGGGCTCAGCGGTGGTCAGTACTACGAGTTCGAGCTCGACGACCTCGATCCGGAACTCGTCCTCGAGACGCGCCAGGAGATCGAGGACGTCGCCGACGAGTCCTGA
- a CDS encoding GTPBP1 family GTP-binding protein has translation MSPDRAVLRRAIERGEREGGSVEFKERLTEELHLADGRLASLAAQLRHRVLSGEGEATYVVGVTDDGGIAGISPDEFSESMDVLSLLAEEAGAHIEEVQTWGVDGEGDNDTGIVGVATVREGRRLEDDDHIVVGTAGHVDHGKSTLVGSLLTGTPDDGEGSTRSYLDVQPHEVERGLSADLSYGVYGFDDDGPVRMDNPDRKSDRARVVEEADRLVSFVDTVGHEPWLRTTIRGLVGQKLDYGLLTVAADDGPTKTTREHLGILLATDLPTIVAITKSDLVDDQRVAEVEREVEGLLRDADKTPLRVARHGVDVAIEEIDETVVPVVTTSAVTMEGMDDLDAMFEALPKTAGQDGEFRMYVDRSYNVQGVGAVASGTIKSGTVEAGDELLLGPMQDGSFREVEVRSIEMHYHRVDEARAGRIVGIALKGVDEADVERGMALVPRDADPTPVREFEAEVMVLNHPTRIDAGYEPVVHLETISEAAQFFPEGGQLLPGDNGDARVRFKFRPYLVEEGQRFVFREGRSKGVGTVTGVSAGEGE, from the coding sequence ATGAGCCCCGACCGGGCCGTCCTCCGGCGCGCGATCGAGCGCGGGGAGCGGGAGGGCGGCAGCGTCGAGTTCAAAGAGCGGCTCACGGAGGAGTTACACCTCGCCGACGGCCGGCTCGCGAGCCTGGCCGCCCAGCTACGCCACCGCGTACTCTCGGGGGAGGGGGAGGCGACCTACGTCGTCGGCGTCACCGACGACGGCGGCATCGCCGGCATCTCGCCCGACGAGTTCTCGGAGTCGATGGACGTGCTGTCGCTGCTGGCCGAGGAGGCCGGCGCGCACATCGAAGAGGTGCAGACGTGGGGGGTAGATGGTGAGGGCGACAACGACACCGGCATCGTCGGCGTCGCGACCGTCCGCGAGGGCCGGCGGCTGGAGGACGACGACCACATCGTCGTGGGGACGGCGGGTCACGTCGACCACGGCAAGTCGACGCTCGTGGGGTCGCTGCTGACCGGCACGCCCGACGACGGCGAGGGGAGCACCCGCTCATATCTGGACGTCCAGCCCCACGAGGTGGAGCGAGGCCTCTCGGCCGACCTCTCCTACGGCGTGTACGGCTTCGACGACGACGGTCCGGTGCGGATGGACAACCCCGACCGGAAGTCCGACCGCGCGAGGGTCGTCGAGGAGGCCGACCGGCTGGTGAGCTTCGTCGACACCGTCGGCCACGAGCCCTGGCTCCGGACGACGATTCGCGGGCTGGTGGGCCAGAAGCTCGACTACGGCCTGCTCACCGTCGCCGCTGACGACGGACCGACGAAGACGACGCGGGAACACCTCGGGATTCTGCTCGCGACGGACCTGCCGACCATCGTGGCCATCACAAAGTCAGACCTCGTCGACGACCAGCGCGTGGCGGAGGTCGAACGCGAGGTCGAGGGCCTCCTGCGGGACGCCGACAAGACGCCGCTCAGAGTGGCCCGCCACGGCGTCGACGTCGCCATCGAGGAGATCGACGAGACCGTCGTGCCTGTCGTGACGACCAGCGCCGTCACGATGGAGGGGATGGACGACCTCGACGCCATGTTCGAGGCGCTCCCCAAGACCGCCGGCCAGGACGGCGAGTTCCGGATGTACGTCGACCGGAGCTACAACGTCCAGGGGGTCGGCGCCGTCGCCTCGGGGACCATCAAGTCGGGCACCGTCGAGGCCGGCGACGAACTGCTCCTGGGACCGATGCAGGACGGTTCCTTCCGCGAGGTCGAGGTCCGGTCCATCGAGATGCACTACCACCGCGTCGACGAGGCCCGCGCCGGCCGCATCGTCGGGATCGCACTGAAGGGCGTCGACGAGGCCGACGTCGAGCGCGGGATGGCACTGGTGCCGCGGGACGCCGACCCGACCCCCGTCCGCGAGTTCGAGGCCGAGGTCATGGTGCTCAACCACCCCACCCGCATCGACGCCGGCTACGAGCCGGTCGTCCACCTGGAGACCATCAGCGAGGCCGCGCAGTTCTTCCCCGAGGGCGGCCAGTTGCTGCCGGGCGACAACGGAGACGCGCGCGTCCGGTTCAAGTTCCGCCCCTACCTCGTCGAGGAGGGCCAGCGGTTCGTCTTCCGCGAGGGCCGCTCGAAGGGCGTCGGCACCGTGACCGGCGTGTCGGCGGGAGAGGGAGAGTAG
- a CDS encoding phosphoglycolate phosphatase, translating into METPPLVVDVDGTLTGPDQAVDPRVFDVLREWPEPVVVATGKAMPFPIALCQFVGIEPCVVAENGGVAFVGHADELVFGGDPDAVATFVEEYRDRGYDLGWGGVDLANRWRETEVAIALDRDRGPIDELAADHGLAVLDTGFAYHVKSPGVDKGTGLELVCDELGREPGEFLAVGDSENDVPTFALAGESIAVANADQSAREAADRVTDAAYEDGFLEAVHSYLSG; encoded by the coding sequence ATGGAGACGCCTCCGCTCGTCGTCGACGTGGACGGCACGCTGACGGGCCCCGACCAGGCCGTCGATCCGCGCGTGTTCGACGTCCTGCGCGAGTGGCCGGAGCCGGTGGTGGTCGCCACCGGCAAGGCGATGCCGTTCCCCATCGCGCTGTGTCAGTTCGTCGGGATCGAACCCTGCGTCGTCGCGGAGAACGGCGGCGTCGCCTTCGTCGGCCACGCGGACGAACTCGTCTTCGGGGGGGACCCCGACGCCGTGGCCACCTTCGTCGAGGAGTACAGGGACCGCGGGTACGACCTCGGGTGGGGCGGGGTCGACCTGGCGAACCGCTGGCGGGAGACGGAGGTCGCCATCGCGCTGGATCGGGACCGCGGTCCCATCGACGAACTGGCCGCGGACCACGGTCTGGCCGTGCTGGACACGGGCTTCGCCTACCACGTGAAATCGCCCGGCGTCGACAAGGGGACCGGCCTGGAGCTGGTGTGTGACGAGCTCGGCCGCGAGCCCGGCGAGTTCCTTGCCGTCGGCGACTCGGAGAACGACGTGCCGACCTTCGCGCTCGCCGGGGAGTCCATCGCCGTCGCCAACGCCGACCAGTCGGCCCGCGAAGCGGCCGACCGGGTCACCGACGCGGCGTACGAGGACGGGTTTCTGGAAGCCGTTCACTCGTACCTGTCCGGGTAG
- a CDS encoding J domain-containing protein has product MRYDRLTTGLAVVLGTLTVVLTVVALLRNLAVLFLAAMFGLSTYLVYYHASGRMADRVYERVERRARVDGGRGRPGAERRREAARRATRGRRSGGGGRRAGAGPREDWTPPRDGATAREAAAGGRVRGGRGRGGRGRGARASAGGQRQRRRAPSANDGPTPAEAYRTLGLDPGADEAAVKSAYRQRVKEVHPDADGGDEDEFMAVKEAYETLTD; this is encoded by the coding sequence GTGCGATACGACCGTCTCACGACGGGGCTCGCCGTGGTGCTGGGGACGCTCACGGTCGTACTGACAGTCGTGGCGCTCCTGCGCAACCTGGCGGTCCTGTTCCTCGCGGCGATGTTCGGCCTGTCGACGTACCTCGTCTACTACCACGCCAGCGGACGGATGGCCGACCGGGTCTACGAGCGCGTCGAGCGCCGGGCCCGCGTCGACGGCGGCCGGGGGCGGCCCGGGGCGGAGCGCCGGCGCGAGGCCGCTCGCCGCGCGACGCGGGGGCGAAGAAGTGGTGGCGGCGGACGCCGCGCCGGCGCCGGCCCCCGAGAGGACTGGACGCCGCCGCGCGACGGAGCCACGGCCCGGGAGGCGGCCGCCGGCGGCCGGGTCCGGGGCGGACGCGGTCGAGGGGGTCGTGGCCGGGGTGCCCGTGCGAGCGCCGGCGGGCAGCGACAGCGACGCCGGGCTCCGTCGGCGAACGACGGTCCCACGCCCGCCGAGGCCTACCGGACGCTGGGGCTCGATCCCGGGGCGGACGAAGCGGCCGTGAAGTCGGCCTACCGCCAGCGCGTCAAGGAGGTCCACCCGGACGCGGACGGCGGCGACGAGGACGAGTTCATGGCCGTGAAGGAGGCCTACGAGACGCTCACGGACTGA
- the pyrF gene encoding orotidine-5'-phosphate decarboxylase: MGFFDRLRERIAAADSVVSVGLDPDPDRLPAAVADADLPRWAFNRRIIDATHEHAACYKPNAAFYEDADGWRALRETVAYAHGKDVPVLLDAKRGDIGNTARQYAEVLDEVDAITVNPYLGGDSLQPFLSREEKGVFVLCRTSNPGGADLQDLELADGGLLYERVAALADAWNEHGNVGLVVGATAPEELEAVRESVPDLPFLVPGVGAQGGDAEAAVEHGLADGVGLVNSSRGIIFAGEEVPDGRETDDEGAYFGAAGRAARDLKRRLNEYR, encoded by the coding sequence ATGGGATTCTTCGACCGCCTGCGCGAGCGCATCGCGGCCGCCGACAGCGTGGTCTCGGTGGGGCTCGACCCCGACCCGGACCGCCTGCCGGCGGCCGTCGCGGACGCCGACCTGCCGCGGTGGGCGTTCAACCGCCGGATCATCGACGCCACGCACGAGCACGCGGCCTGCTACAAGCCCAACGCGGCCTTCTACGAGGACGCCGACGGCTGGCGGGCGCTCCGTGAGACGGTCGCCTACGCCCACGGCAAGGACGTCCCCGTCCTGCTCGACGCCAAGCGGGGCGACATCGGCAACACCGCCCGCCAGTACGCCGAGGTCCTCGACGAGGTCGACGCGATCACGGTCAATCCCTACCTCGGCGGCGACTCGCTCCAGCCGTTCCTCTCCCGGGAGGAGAAGGGCGTGTTCGTCCTCTGCCGGACGTCGAACCCGGGCGGCGCGGACCTGCAGGACCTCGAACTGGCCGACGGGGGACTGCTGTACGAGCGGGTGGCGGCGCTCGCGGACGCCTGGAACGAGCACGGCAACGTCGGCCTCGTCGTCGGCGCGACCGCGCCCGAGGAACTGGAGGCGGTCCGAGAGTCGGTGCCCGACCTCCCCTTCCTCGTGCCCGGCGTCGGCGCGCAGGGCGGCGACGCCGAGGCCGCCGTCGAGCACGGCCTCGCGGACGGGGTCGGCCTGGTCAACTCCTCGCGCGGGATCATCTTCGCCGGCGAGGAGGTCCCCGACGGCCGCGAGACCGACGACGAGGGGGCGTACTTCGGCGCGGCCGGTCGGGCCGCGCGGGACCTCAAGCGGCGGCTCAACGAGTACCGCTGA
- a CDS encoding DUF2240 family protein — translation MSLRRTVAAPFRTEGSDRMSESEFVVALSLDRDWFSPDQAKRLVDVAVSEGLLERDGDAVVAGFDHADVTVPEEFAPDESVLQERSTFERVLDAVVETGVEKQDAVAAVNRLQGDLGVTLEAAAVVYARRQGVDVTELAERARGEL, via the coding sequence ATGAGCCTCCGCCGGACGGTCGCCGCGCCCTTCCGCACCGAGGGGAGCGACCGGATGAGCGAGAGCGAGTTCGTCGTCGCCCTCTCCCTGGACCGGGACTGGTTCTCGCCCGATCAGGCCAAGCGCCTCGTCGACGTCGCCGTCAGCGAGGGCCTGCTGGAGCGGGACGGCGACGCGGTCGTCGCCGGCTTCGATCACGCCGACGTGACCGTGCCGGAGGAGTTCGCACCGGACGAGTCCGTGCTGCAGGAGCGGTCCACGTTCGAGCGGGTGCTCGACGCGGTCGTCGAGACCGGCGTCGAGAAGCAGGACGCCGTCGCCGCGGTCAACCGCCTCCAGGGCGACCTCGGGGTCACGCTGGAGGCCGCCGCCGTGGTCTACGCCCGCCGACAGGGCGTGGACGTGACCGAGCTCGCCGAGCGCGCCCGGGGTGAGCTGTGA
- a CDS encoding 30S ribosomal protein S8e, with protein sequence MKDQGRSMRKRTGGRLRPSSDKKKHELGRESTESRVGDQKLKFVDARGNSTKIRAVSTDVASVADGDETIRAEIQNVAENPSNPNYARRNIITKGAVLETSEGRAKVTSRPGQDGQVNAVLVE encoded by the coding sequence ATGAAAGATCAGGGACGCTCGATGCGCAAGCGGACCGGCGGCCGACTGCGGCCGTCCAGCGACAAGAAGAAACACGAGCTCGGCCGGGAATCCACGGAGTCCCGCGTCGGCGACCAGAAGCTGAAGTTCGTCGACGCCCGCGGCAACTCCACCAAGATCCGCGCCGTGTCGACCGACGTGGCCAGCGTGGCCGACGGCGACGAGACGATCCGCGCCGAGATCCAGAACGTCGCGGAGAACCCCTCGAACCCCAACTACGCTCGCCGGAACATCATCACCAAGGGCGCCGTCCTCGAGACCAGCGAGGGTCGCGCGAAGGTGACCTCCCGCCCCGGCCAGGACGGCCAGGTCAACGCCGTCCTCGTCGAGTAA
- a CDS encoding phosphate signaling complex PhoU family protein — METRKVQVTGGSTYTVSLPKEWATENDVGAGSVVEFHTEEDFLLLSPQQEDDRVEGTMDISGLEEAHELTRAVMTMYVSGFDVIRLEAGRISAEQRRIIRNAVQGLVGLEVIEETTDRVVLQDLLDSSELSIHNAVTRMRLVSITMLEDAVEALITDDDDLANDVMQRDDDVDRLWYMVSRVFRTVLRNPTAATEIGFPRETVFDYQSSARQLERIADHATKIANLALEVEEISEETADLLRALQEEAIKVPETAMDALMADDSDEAVELANEARGHIRTVDEKVRQVDRHVRETDPQSAQVLGLVADSLSRTADYGGNIAESALQKAAPRP, encoded by the coding sequence ATGGAGACGCGCAAGGTCCAGGTGACGGGCGGATCGACGTACACGGTCTCCCTGCCCAAGGAGTGGGCGACGGAGAACGACGTCGGCGCGGGGAGCGTCGTCGAGTTCCACACGGAGGAGGACTTCCTCCTGCTCTCGCCGCAGCAGGAGGACGACCGGGTGGAGGGGACGATGGACATCTCCGGGCTCGAGGAGGCACACGAGCTCACCCGGGCGGTGATGACGATGTACGTCAGCGGCTTCGACGTGATCCGGCTAGAGGCCGGCCGGATCTCCGCCGAGCAGCGCCGAATCATCCGCAACGCGGTTCAGGGGCTCGTCGGGCTGGAGGTCATCGAGGAGACCACCGACCGGGTCGTCCTCCAGGACCTTCTGGACTCCTCGGAGCTGTCGATCCACAACGCCGTCACGCGCATGCGCCTGGTGTCGATCACGATGCTGGAGGACGCCGTCGAGGCGCTGATCACCGACGACGACGACCTCGCGAACGACGTCATGCAGCGCGACGACGACGTCGACCGCCTGTGGTACATGGTCTCCCGCGTGTTCCGGACGGTCCTCCGGAACCCGACCGCGGCGACGGAGATCGGCTTCCCCCGCGAGACCGTCTTCGACTACCAGTCAAGCGCCCGGCAACTGGAGCGGATCGCCGACCACGCCACCAAGATCGCCAACCTCGCGCTCGAGGTCGAGGAGATCAGCGAGGAGACCGCCGACCTCCTGCGCGCGCTCCAGGAAGAGGCGATAAAGGTCCCCGAGACGGCGATGGACGCGCTGATGGCCGACGACTCCGACGAGGCCGTCGAGCTGGCCAACGAGGCCCGCGGGCACATCCGCACGGTCGACGAGAAGGTCCGTCAGGTCGACCGTCACGTCCGCGAGACCGATCCCCAGAGCGCGCAGGTCCTCGGACTCGTCGCCGACTCGCTGTCACGGACCGCCGACTACGGGGGCAACATCGCCGAGAGCGCTCTCCAGAAGGCCGCGCCGCGGCCCTGA
- a CDS encoding PstS family phosphate ABC transporter substrate-binding protein, translating into MSQDSRRGVSRRSFIASTGALGAAALAGCTEQSGSDGNDGGGGDTGSNGTTTGTGSGESLSGTISITGSSTVYPVATAVANRFVTPKSEGGAGHTDVNIDVSRTGSGGGFSNHFCVGNSDFNNASRPISEEEQSLCEENGIEYHELSIATDALTVIVNDENDWVDCVTVDELAQIWAADGATTWSDVNSDWPDEEINRFGAADTSGTFDYFNEAILGEEYNHTGNYEATEQDNIILQGVQQDQYGIGYFGFAYYQGNQDAVKALGIDNGDGCVKPTLENAKAGDYQPLSRPLFTYPKKEALAEEHVAEFARYFVEQSGNEQLISEEIGYVPNTEEAVQEQLDALNEVISEVQ; encoded by the coding sequence ATGTCGCAGGATTCCAGGCGTGGCGTCTCGCGTCGGAGCTTCATTGCAAGTACTGGCGCTCTCGGTGCAGCGGCGCTGGCCGGATGTACGGAACAGAGCGGCAGTGACGGGAATGACGGTGGAGGCGGCGACACCGGATCCAACGGGACCACGACCGGAACCGGGAGCGGGGAATCGCTGTCGGGAACTATCAGCATCACCGGCAGTAGTACGGTCTACCCGGTCGCCACCGCCGTCGCAAACAGGTTCGTCACACCTAAGTCCGAAGGGGGCGCGGGGCATACGGACGTCAACATCGACGTGAGCCGGACCGGTTCAGGCGGGGGGTTCAGCAATCACTTCTGCGTCGGAAACTCCGATTTCAACAATGCCTCGCGGCCGATCTCGGAGGAGGAACAGTCACTCTGCGAGGAGAACGGGATCGAGTATCACGAGCTCTCGATCGCGACCGACGCGTTGACCGTCATCGTCAACGACGAGAACGACTGGGTCGACTGCGTCACAGTCGACGAGCTGGCCCAGATCTGGGCCGCCGACGGCGCCACGACCTGGTCGGACGTCAACTCCGACTGGCCAGACGAGGAGATCAACCGGTTCGGTGCGGCCGACACTTCGGGCACGTTCGACTACTTCAACGAGGCGATCCTCGGCGAGGAGTACAATCACACCGGCAACTACGAGGCGACCGAGCAGGACAACATCATCCTCCAGGGCGTCCAGCAAGACCAGTACGGCATCGGGTACTTCGGGTTCGCCTACTACCAGGGGAACCAGGACGCGGTCAAGGCCCTCGGGATCGACAACGGCGACGGCTGCGTCAAGCCGACACTGGAGAACGCCAAGGCCGGCGACTACCAGCCGCTGTCGCGGCCGCTGTTCACCTACCCGAAAAAGGAGGCCCTGGCCGAAGAGCACGTCGCTGAGTTCGCCCGCTACTTCGTCGAGCAGAGCGGTAACGAGCAGCTCATCTCCGAAGAGATCGGGTACGTACCGAACACCGAAGAGGCCGTCCAGGAGCAGCTCGACGCTCTGAACGAAGTGATCTCCGAGGTCCAGTAA
- the pstC gene encoding phosphate ABC transporter permease subunit PstC, whose protein sequence is MSSEGEVPDLSGDRGFREARESTYKYALAGCALLSVLTTVSIIAVLVLDAATFFEAVPIMEFLTGTDWSPKLQPVHFGVLPLVLGTVLITIGAAVIALPLGLLTSIYLSEYASDRTHSVLKPMLEVLAGIPTVVYGYFALVYITPALNVVIRFTNGVLDTLTGFLNGLLGLSLELQLPTLGLFNGLSASIVVGIMIIPMVSSISEDAMSSVPDSLRQAGYGLGATKFNVATTVVVPAAVSGIASSFILAISRAVGETMAVVLAAGSQPPNFPPVQEAFGIPYVAPADLLGLYAESAATMTVAMIDIATGDISGGSTAYYSLFAIGITLFVITLTMNVVSDVIASRYREEYE, encoded by the coding sequence ATGAGCAGCGAGGGAGAGGTCCCTGATCTGTCGGGCGATCGGGGCTTCCGGGAGGCCCGCGAGTCGACCTACAAGTACGCGCTCGCGGGCTGCGCGCTCCTGTCGGTGCTGACCACAGTCAGCATCATCGCGGTGCTGGTGCTCGACGCCGCGACGTTCTTCGAGGCGGTCCCGATCATGGAGTTCCTGACCGGGACCGACTGGAGTCCGAAGCTCCAGCCCGTCCACTTCGGCGTCCTGCCGCTGGTGCTCGGCACCGTGCTGATCACGATCGGCGCTGCCGTCATCGCGCTTCCTCTGGGCCTGCTGACGTCCATCTACCTCAGCGAGTACGCCAGCGACCGGACGCACTCGGTGCTCAAGCCGATGCTGGAGGTGCTGGCAGGCATCCCGACCGTCGTGTACGGCTACTTCGCGCTGGTGTACATCACGCCGGCACTCAACGTCGTCATCCGCTTCACGAATGGCGTGCTCGACACTCTAACCGGCTTTCTGAACGGCCTTCTGGGCCTCAGCCTCGAACTTCAGTTGCCGACGCTCGGCCTGTTCAACGGCCTGTCGGCCTCCATCGTCGTCGGTATCATGATCATCCCGATGGTCTCGTCGATTAGCGAGGACGCGATGAGCTCCGTTCCGGACTCGCTGCGACAAGCGGGTTACGGGCTCGGTGCGACGAAGTTCAACGTCGCGACGACCGTCGTAGTCCCCGCGGCCGTCTCCGGCATCGCCTCCTCGTTCATCCTCGCTATCTCGCGGGCCGTGGGGGAGACGATGGCCGTGGTGCTGGCCGCCGGTTCCCAGCCGCCGAACTTCCCGCCGGTTCAGGAGGCTTTCGGCATCCCTTACGTGGCCCCCGCCGATCTACTGGGACTGTACGCCGAGAGTGCCGCGACGATGACCGTCGCCATGATCGACATCGCCACCGGGGACATCTCGGGGGGCTCGACGGCGTATTACTCGCTGTTCGCCATCGGGATCACGCTGTTCGTCATCACACTCACAATGAACGTCGTCAGTGACGTCATCGCCAGCCGGTACAGGGAGGAGTACGAGTAA
- the pstA gene encoding phosphate ABC transporter permease PstA has translation MATDTQTGSETSAEAAGFGQVSRFKGIAFKYLAFGASIVGILALAALLAYVFWDALGLESAGILWYAAYAITLVAPLVGFVIYARTRPDVAAGAFELVSLTLAGVMLSVAMVIVLSIIAGAEVWFTYFLTVVGPAVGLWVYGQYDREATWVGLAVLGVLLVGPVVGTLGLSLLTSIGAMLGDPGIYFLTLVVPAAGLVAFVSREFLGADRRTSLGAAVALPVLAILGVPVIDGIQAMGRDAWLISLVMFGIPTSYAVANTGRQRDRWPAFALPVIAVGGFLLGETLVGVLGAVQPEPWLTWEYVTSTPSTTNAREAGLFPAIIGSVYLITLVSLFTFAFGVGTALYLEEYAPNSGPVGTITRIINVNISNLAGVPSVVYGLLGLGIFVNIQANLPGFTYGGFGVGTVLTAALTLSLLILPIVVISAQEAIRSVPSSLRQASYGMGATRWQTIRNVVMPRALPGILTGTILALGRAIGETAPLIIIGAATTKFSPPGSLFEKVTAMPLQIFAWAFQPGDDFRYGVLAAGVVTLLIVLLTMNSIAILVRHKYQHQ, from the coding sequence ATGGCCACCGATACACAGACGGGCTCCGAGACGTCCGCCGAGGCGGCCGGGTTCGGCCAGGTGAGTCGGTTCAAGGGAATCGCATTCAAGTACCTCGCCTTCGGTGCGTCCATCGTCGGTATCCTCGCGCTGGCCGCGTTGCTGGCCTACGTCTTCTGGGACGCGCTCGGGCTCGAGTCAGCCGGGATCCTGTGGTACGCGGCCTACGCAATCACGCTCGTCGCGCCCCTCGTTGGGTTCGTAATCTACGCACGCACGCGCCCCGACGTCGCCGCCGGTGCCTTCGAGCTGGTCAGCCTGACGCTGGCCGGGGTCATGCTGTCCGTCGCAATGGTGATCGTGCTGTCGATCATCGCCGGTGCCGAAGTGTGGTTCACGTACTTCCTGACGGTGGTCGGTCCCGCGGTCGGGCTGTGGGTCTACGGTCAGTACGACCGCGAGGCCACGTGGGTCGGGCTGGCCGTGCTCGGCGTCCTGCTCGTCGGGCCCGTCGTCGGGACGCTCGGGCTGTCCCTCCTCACGTCGATCGGCGCCATGCTCGGCGACCCCGGGATCTACTTCTTGACGCTGGTCGTGCCCGCGGCGGGCCTGGTAGCGTTCGTCAGCCGTGAGTTCCTCGGAGCCGACCGCCGAACGAGCCTCGGCGCGGCGGTCGCGCTTCCTGTCCTCGCGATCCTGGGTGTCCCGGTCATCGATGGGATTCAGGCGATGGGGCGGGACGCCTGGCTGATCTCGCTGGTGATGTTCGGAATCCCGACCAGCTACGCCGTGGCGAACACGGGACGCCAGCGCGACCGCTGGCCGGCCTTCGCACTCCCGGTGATCGCTGTCGGTGGGTTTCTGCTCGGGGAGACACTGGTCGGCGTCCTCGGTGCCGTTCAGCCCGAGCCCTGGCTCACCTGGGAATACGTCACGAGCACGCCGTCGACGACGAACGCCCGAGAAGCCGGCCTGTTCCCGGCAATCATCGGTTCGGTGTACCTGATCACGCTGGTCAGCCTGTTCACGTTCGCCTTCGGCGTCGGGACCGCACTGTACCTGGAGGAGTACGCCCCTAACAGCGGCCCCGTCGGGACGATCACCCGGATCATCAACGTCAACATCTCGAACCTCGCCGGGGTGCCCTCGGTCGTCTACGGCCTGCTGGGTCTGGGCATCTTCGTGAACATCCAGGCCAATCTCCCCGGCTTCACGTACGGCGGGTTCGGCGTCGGAACCGTGCTGACGGCGGCGCTGACGCTGTCGCTGCTGATCCTGCCGATCGTCGTCATCTCGGCACAGGAGGCGATTCGATCGGTGCCGAGCTCACTCCGGCAGGCCTCCTACGGCATGGGTGCGACCCGCTGGCAGACGATCCGGAACGTCGTCATGCCACGAGCGCTGCCCGGCATTCTCACCGGGACGATCCTGGCGCTCGGCCGGGCGATCGGCGAGACGGCACCGCTGATCATCATCGGCGCGGCGACGACGAAGTTCTCGCCGCCCGGTAGCCTGTTCGAGAAGGTCACCGCGATGCCGCTGCAGATCTTCGCCTGGGCGTTCCAACCCGGCGATGACTTCCGGTACGGGGTCCTCGCGGCTGGCGTCGTGACGCTTCTGATCGTCCTGCTGACGATGAACTCCATCGCGATCCTGGTCCGACACAAGTACCAACACCAATGA